One window of Deltaproteobacteria bacterium genomic DNA carries:
- a CDS encoding ATP-binding protein, producing the protein MFLNRLQTFKNLNNSSCFLWGPRQVGKTSLLGKIFSDSLLFDLLDPRLYEELTLNPGLLQEKVLAEAKNRKPVIIDEIQKIPRLLDIVQHLITKYDTQFILSGSSARKLKRGAGNLLGGRAVRYELYPLVYKEIPNFDLLRALNHGLLPQHYLHEAPIDLIHAYVGDYLKEEIFAEALTRNLQAFSKFLEGAAFSNGEQVNHTNIASDCGVYSSTVRNYFQILEDTLIGRFLPVYQKRPKRRVTKAPKFYFFDMGIVNFLLKRGKIEKGSEVFGKALEHFIYHEIVTHSHYSRLNYGISFWRTSSQMEVDFILGDHEIALEIKGTSLAQEKHLKGLKAFQEEYKVNKSILVSLDSSPRLAGDIRILPWNIFLEELWSGKIIA; encoded by the coding sequence GTGTTCCTCAATCGTCTCCAAACCTTTAAAAACCTAAATAATTCTAGCTGCTTCCTATGGGGTCCACGACAGGTTGGCAAGACAAGTCTTCTTGGTAAAATTTTTAGCGATTCACTTCTGTTCGATTTACTTGATCCACGACTCTATGAAGAATTGACCCTCAACCCCGGCCTCCTTCAGGAAAAAGTTTTAGCGGAAGCCAAAAACCGAAAGCCTGTCATCATCGACGAAATTCAAAAAATTCCGAGGCTGCTGGATATCGTTCAACACTTAATAACAAAGTACGATACCCAATTTATCTTAAGCGGTTCCAGTGCCAGAAAGCTGAAAAGGGGGGCAGGAAATCTTTTGGGTGGGCGTGCCGTCCGGTACGAACTCTACCCGCTCGTCTACAAGGAAATTCCCAATTTTGACCTTCTTCGCGCCTTAAACCACGGACTTCTACCCCAACACTACCTGCATGAAGCTCCCATAGACCTCATTCATGCGTATGTCGGGGACTACCTCAAAGAGGAAATCTTCGCAGAAGCTCTAACGCGCAATTTGCAGGCTTTTTCAAAATTTTTGGAGGGGGCCGCATTCAGTAATGGAGAACAGGTGAACCATACGAACATTGCCAGCGATTGCGGTGTCTATTCGAGCACGGTCAGGAATTATTTTCAAATTCTCGAAGACACTCTGATTGGGAGATTTCTTCCCGTGTATCAAAAGAGACCGAAACGACGTGTAACAAAAGCCCCAAAATTTTATTTTTTTGATATGGGAATTGTAAATTTTCTTTTGAAGAGAGGTAAAATTGAAAAAGGGAGCGAGGTTTTCGGTAAGGCGCTGGAACATTTCATTTATCATGAAATCGTAACGCACAGCCATTATTCGCGGCTTAATTATGGAATCTCTTTCTGGAGAACAAGTTCCCAAATGGAAGTTGACTTTATTTTGGGGGATCATGAGATCGCCCTTGAGATCAAGGGAACTTCTTTGGCTCAAGAGAAACACTTAAAGGGACTCAAGGCATTTCAGGAGGAATATAAAGTTAACAAATCAATTTTAGTTTCTCTGGACTCTTCACCACGCTTGGCCGGTGATATTCGAATTTTGCCCTGGAATATCTTTTTAGAAGAGCTTTGGTCAGGGAAGATTATCGCTTGA
- a CDS encoding 4Fe-4S binding protein — protein MEIVFIVKTDFVVWFFWSRFFCLAKCPFEIIQDLISGL, from the coding sequence ATCGAAATCGTTTTTATTGTCAAAACTGACTTCGTAGTGTGGTTCTTTTGGAGTCGCTTTTTTTGCCTTGCGAAATGCCCTTTTGAAATCATCCAGGATCTCATCAGCGGTCTTTAG
- a CDS encoding putative molybdenum carrier protein, which produces MLIKTIISGGQTGVDRAALDVALELEIPCGGWCPKGRQAEDGTIDSIYPLQETPSKNYSQRTEWNVRDADGTLILTWGLPSGGTAYTIECARTYRKPLLIVEMKKSPSKAVFLRWITEHQIKKLNVAGPRESLFPGFIYKEARQILMNWLGP; this is translated from the coding sequence ATGCTGATCAAAACAATCATCTCAGGCGGTCAAACGGGGGTCGACCGGGCGGCGCTGGATGTTGCCTTAGAGTTAGAAATTCCCTGCGGCGGTTGGTGTCCGAAGGGACGGCAGGCCGAAGACGGCACGATTGATTCGATTTATCCGCTTCAGGAAACCCCTTCGAAAAATTACTCCCAACGAACGGAATGGAACGTCCGTGATGCCGATGGGACTTTGATCCTTACTTGGGGTCTACCCTCTGGCGGAACCGCCTATACGATCGAATGTGCCAGAACGTATCGAAAGCCTCTTCTGATCGTGGAGATGAAAAAGTCTCCTTCAAAAGCAGTTTTCTTAAGATGGATTACAGAGCATCAGATAAAGAAGCTCAATGTCGCCGGCCCAAGGGAAAGCCTTTTTCCGGGATTTATCTATAAGGAAGCGAGACAAATTCTGATGAATTGGCTGGGGCCTTAA
- a CDS encoding gamma-glutamyl-gamma-aminobutyrate hydrolase family protein produces MKHSRQKPIIGMTGNIYPPDPPRNIYAKKHIQALEMEGLQAVSRAGGLPIMLPETGTPSDAEQMIELIDGLILTGGADVAPQTYHEKPISERWPGDPKRDAYELRLIDLALKAKKPILGLCRGCQILNVYFGGTLYQDITSQKPGTLLHRDVEKYDHNNHFVSLEENGLLFPLYNKARLKVNSVHHQAVKDLGKGLKASAISEDGLIEAVELARPLNSFLLGVQWHPEWEGNPKLSLDDGQKIMAAFLEKCRGTS; encoded by the coding sequence ATGAAGCACTCAAGGCAAAAACCGATCATCGGGATGACCGGCAATATCTATCCACCGGATCCCCCCAGAAATATCTACGCCAAGAAACATATCCAGGCGCTGGAGATGGAGGGCCTCCAGGCTGTGTCAAGGGCAGGTGGATTGCCGATCATGCTCCCCGAAACAGGAACACCCTCTGATGCGGAGCAGATGATCGAGCTAATCGATGGCCTTATCTTGACGGGAGGGGCGGATGTGGCCCCTCAAACCTATCATGAGAAACCGATCAGTGAACGCTGGCCAGGGGATCCTAAAAGGGATGCCTACGAATTACGCCTTATCGACCTGGCCTTGAAGGCTAAAAAGCCAATCCTCGGCCTCTGCCGCGGGTGCCAGATCCTCAATGTCTATTTTGGTGGAACCCTTTACCAGGATATTACCAGCCAAAAACCGGGCACCCTCCTCCATCGGGATGTGGAAAAATATGACCATAACAACCACTTTGTCAGTCTGGAAGAAAACGGTCTTCTTTTCCCTCTCTACAACAAAGCACGGCTTAAGGTGAATAGCGTTCACCACCAAGCGGTCAAAGACCTGGGAAAGGGGCTTAAGGCAAGTGCCATCTCCGAAGACGGCCTCATCGAAGCGGTTGAGCTAGCAAGACCTTTAAACTCTTTTCTTCTGGGTGTTCAATGGCATCCAGAATGGGAGGGAAATCCAAAACTCTCACTCGACGATGGGCAAAAAATCATGGCGGCATTTTTAGAAAAATGTCGGGGCACTTCTTAA
- a CDS encoding aldehyde dehydrogenase family protein — MKILNPATEELIKEVEEETTSSLQKKYDALREGQRRWSKIPLEKRVEPIRRFSLLLEQNKESLAKTLTLEVGKPIRESLNELTGVRKKMQFFIDHASEILKSRLAREETGLKEWLEFEPLGVVANISAWNYPYLVGVNVFIPALIAGNGVLYKPSEHATLTGIEIGRLLWKSGIPEDLFQVAIGGGRVGEMVLSLPCDGFFFTGSYRTGQSIASAVGSRLIPMGLELGGKDPLYVMEDIREIRQVAAAAVEGSFYNNGQSCCAVERIYVQKKIFEPFLESFLNETKKLKVGDPTDSQTTQGSLARPQQIPFLEAQVKDAVNRGARLLAGGKRWGTKGAFFEPTIFTNVNHTMSLMREETFGPLIGIQQVQDDEEAVRLMNDTEFGLTAAVYSTSEERARAVLGQINTGTGYWNCCDRVSPYLPWSGRKHSGLGSTLSFLGLYPFVKPKAYYLRHP, encoded by the coding sequence ATGAAAATTTTAAACCCTGCCACGGAAGAATTAATCAAGGAAGTTGAAGAAGAGACGACCAGTTCACTTCAAAAAAAATACGACGCCCTTCGGGAGGGTCAGAGGCGATGGTCCAAGATCCCCCTGGAAAAAAGAGTCGAGCCGATCCGACGTTTTTCCCTTTTATTGGAACAGAACAAGGAATCGCTCGCAAAAACCCTGACCTTGGAGGTCGGCAAGCCGATTCGCGAGTCTTTGAACGAACTCACCGGGGTCAGGAAAAAAATGCAATTTTTTATCGACCACGCCTCTGAAATCCTTAAATCCCGCCTCGCGCGTGAAGAGACGGGACTCAAAGAGTGGCTCGAGTTTGAGCCGCTCGGTGTCGTTGCCAATATCTCGGCCTGGAATTACCCCTATCTGGTCGGCGTAAATGTCTTTATCCCGGCCCTCATTGCGGGAAACGGGGTCCTCTACAAACCGTCTGAACATGCAACGCTCACCGGCATCGAGATCGGCCGGCTCCTATGGAAATCGGGGATTCCGGAAGATCTCTTTCAGGTAGCGATCGGGGGCGGGCGTGTCGGAGAAATGGTTCTCTCACTCCCCTGTGACGGTTTTTTCTTCACCGGTTCCTATCGGACCGGGCAGTCGATCGCCTCGGCGGTCGGTTCGCGATTGATCCCGATGGGGCTTGAGTTGGGGGGGAAGGATCCCCTGTACGTCATGGAGGATATTCGGGAGATACGACAAGTTGCGGCCGCTGCGGTTGAGGGGAGTTTTTACAACAACGGCCAGAGCTGTTGCGCGGTAGAAAGGATCTATGTCCAGAAGAAGATCTTCGAGCCATTCCTTGAAAGCTTCCTGAACGAGACAAAAAAACTTAAAGTCGGAGATCCGACAGACTCCCAAACGACCCAAGGCTCTCTGGCACGTCCTCAACAGATCCCTTTTTTGGAGGCACAGGTCAAAGATGCAGTCAATCGTGGTGCGAGACTCCTGGCCGGAGGAAAGAGATGGGGAACAAAAGGGGCGTTTTTCGAACCAACGATCTTTACGAATGTAAATCATACAATGAGTCTCATGAGGGAGGAGACGTTCGGACCTCTGATCGGTATCCAGCAGGTTCAAGATGATGAAGAGGCGGTCCGTCTCATGAATGACACAGAATTTGGTCTGACAGCCGCCGTTTATTCCACGTCAGAGGAGAGGGCCCGTGCCGTCTTGGGTCAAATCAACACCGGCACGGGATACTGGAACTGCTGCGACCGTGTGAGTCCGTATCTCCCATGGTCCGGAAGGAAACATTCGGGCCTCGGCTCTACGCTCTCCTTTTTGGGTCTCTACCCCTTTGTGAAACCGAAGGCCTATTATTTACGTCACCCTTAA
- a CDS encoding iron-containing alcohol dehydrogenase: protein MSETVHAFYFPTTILFGAGAIKKLTSELKSRGCERPFVVTDSGVVRQPFFETIMTELKKAGYNPAVYSEVHANPIESDVVGGTKLCLENRADWIIAIGGGSPMDASKAIALKACAEGSLFDYTEMGNKSVPENVLPIAAIPTTAGTGSEVGRSAVIGEDRTGIKHVVFSPRLLPKFVVADPELTLNLPPSITAATGMDAMTHNVEAYLAKGFHPICDGVALEGTRYASKYLERAVKNGKDMEARSGMMLSAMMGAIAFQKGLGVNHSMAHPLTTVAGIPHGTANALCLPTTLTFNKEVRRDRLETLATHSGLEDRTAEGFITFMKKLTAAIGIPPRLRDAGVKEEMMGRLVDLAVQDVCQLENPRPVTRQDFERMYREIF from the coding sequence ATGAGCGAAACCGTGCATGCCTTTTACTTTCCAACAACAATCCTGTTTGGTGCTGGAGCGATCAAGAAGCTGACAAGCGAGCTCAAAAGCCGCGGTTGCGAAAGACCGTTTGTTGTGACCGACAGCGGCGTTGTCCGACAACCGTTCTTTGAAACGATCATGACCGAATTGAAAAAGGCCGGCTATAACCCAGCCGTTTATTCTGAGGTTCATGCCAACCCGATCGAGAGCGACGTCGTTGGCGGAACCAAGCTTTGTCTCGAAAATCGGGCCGACTGGATCATTGCGATTGGCGGTGGATCCCCGATGGATGCCTCCAAGGCGATCGCCCTGAAGGCGTGTGCCGAGGGCTCCCTTTTTGACTATACCGAGATGGGAAACAAATCGGTCCCCGAGAATGTTCTTCCAATCGCCGCGATCCCGACAACGGCAGGGACCGGTTCGGAAGTCGGTCGAAGTGCAGTCATCGGCGAGGACCGGACCGGGATCAAGCACGTCGTCTTTTCACCTCGCCTCTTGCCGAAATTCGTTGTTGCCGACCCTGAATTAACCTTAAATCTTCCCCCTTCAATTACGGCCGCCACCGGCATGGATGCGATGACCCATAACGTGGAGGCGTATCTCGCCAAGGGGTTCCACCCGATCTGTGACGGCGTCGCCCTGGAGGGAACGCGTTATGCCTCCAAATATCTGGAGCGGGCGGTCAAAAATGGGAAGGATATGGAGGCCCGAAGTGGAATGATGCTCTCCGCTATGATGGGGGCGATCGCATTTCAAAAAGGGCTGGGCGTCAATCACTCGATGGCCCATCCGCTGACAACAGTTGCCGGTATCCCCCATGGAACTGCGAATGCCCTCTGTCTTCCCACAACACTCACCTTTAACAAGGAGGTCCGTCGGGATCGTTTGGAGACACTCGCGACGCATAGTGGCCTTGAGGATCGAACCGCTGAAGGGTTCATTACCTTTATGAAAAAATTGACGGCAGCGATCGGAATTCCCCCGCGACTCCGGGATGCCGGTGTGAAAGAAGAGATGATGGGACGACTCGTCGATCTCGCCGTTCAGGATGTCTGCCAACTGGAAAACCCGCGTCCCGTTACCCGGCAGGATTTTGAGAGGATGTATCGGGAGATTTTTTAG
- a CDS encoding glutamine synthetase has product MSTKQQVLETIKASPHPEVKVATCDIDGVLRGKYLSKEKVLSAIDKGFGFCDVVFGWDSADVLYDNAKLTGWHTGYPDIVAKVDPATFRKIPWEADRPFLLADFYTTEGKPYPVCPRNLLKKVVERYQRLGFEPYSSIEFEYFLFDETPHTLHEKNFQNLKPLTPGMFGYSILRASANSEFMTKIVSQMNGFNVPIEGIHTETGPGVYESAILYTRSLEAADRAVLFKTGMKELAYKEGKVASFMAKGNQNLPGCGGHAHLSLWRDETNAFADSNDPNRMSPLFRHFVAGVLNGLHDLMAFYAPTINSYKRSVPGVWSPLNATWGVENRTTALRVIPGLDPKATRVEQRTNGADINPYLALAATLASGLYGIERKLPLDQQPVKGTAYELSTKEVPHLPRTLAEATERLKRSLLARELFGEEFVDHYVRTREWEVREYNKAVTDWELKRYFEII; this is encoded by the coding sequence ATGTCGACAAAGCAGCAGGTTTTGGAGACGATTAAGGCCAGCCCGCACCCCGAGGTGAAGGTCGCCACCTGCGACATCGACGGCGTGCTGCGTGGAAAATATCTCTCAAAGGAAAAGGTCCTTTCAGCGATCGATAAAGGTTTTGGCTTTTGTGACGTCGTCTTCGGGTGGGACAGCGCCGATGTCCTGTATGACAATGCCAAACTGACCGGCTGGCATACCGGTTACCCCGATATTGTTGCCAAGGTCGATCCGGCGACCTTCCGGAAGATCCCCTGGGAGGCCGACCGGCCGTTTTTACTGGCCGACTTTTATACAACAGAAGGGAAGCCGTATCCGGTCTGCCCCAGAAATCTGCTCAAGAAGGTCGTGGAGCGGTATCAACGTCTTGGGTTCGAGCCTTATTCCTCAATCGAGTTTGAGTATTTTCTTTTTGACGAAACCCCCCATACCCTCCACGAGAAGAATTTTCAGAACCTCAAACCACTCACCCCGGGGATGTTTGGCTATTCGATCCTCCGCGCCTCTGCCAACAGTGAGTTCATGACAAAGATTGTGAGCCAAATGAACGGATTTAATGTCCCGATCGAGGGGATCCATACCGAGACCGGTCCGGGTGTCTATGAATCGGCGATCCTCTATACCAGATCACTCGAGGCGGCCGACCGGGCGGTCCTCTTCAAGACCGGCATGAAGGAGTTGGCCTACAAGGAGGGAAAGGTCGCCAGTTTCATGGCAAAGGGAAATCAAAACCTGCCCGGTTGCGGTGGACATGCCCATCTGAGTCTCTGGAGGGATGAAACGAACGCTTTCGCCGACTCGAACGACCCGAACCGAATGAGCCCCCTCTTCCGTCACTTTGTTGCGGGCGTCCTGAATGGGCTCCACGATCTGATGGCGTTTTATGCCCCAACGATCAACAGCTATAAGAGGAGCGTCCCGGGGGTCTGGTCACCGCTCAATGCGACATGGGGAGTTGAAAATCGTACCACCGCCCTGCGAGTCATTCCCGGCCTCGACCCGAAGGCGACGCGTGTCGAACAACGAACCAACGGGGCGGATATCAACCCCTATCTGGCGCTTGCGGCAACACTCGCCTCCGGTCTCTATGGGATCGAGAGGAAACTCCCCCTCGATCAACAACCGGTAAAGGGGACGGCGTATGAGTTGTCAACCAAGGAGGTGCCGCATCTCCCACGAACCTTGGCTGAGGCGACGGAGAGGTTAAAACGGAGTCTCTTGGCACGAGAACTTTTTGGAGAGGAGTTTGTTGATCACTACGTTCGAACGCGTGAATGGGAGGTTCGTGAGTACAACAAGGCCGTAACGGACTGGGAACTAAAACGGTATTTTGAAATTATATAA
- a CDS encoding MFS transporter, with protein sequence MENIDRKYKLWRIKIFAVTWITYAGFYLCRKNFAVVKSPLKTEFGFDNLQLGLIDTAYLTTYAIGAFLNGVLGDRFGAKVTVGVGLVVVVITNYLFGYGSVLGFLMMLYGINGYAQATGWPGLVKTMANWFSVHERGIVMGWWGSCFEIGSAIATAVATWSLAHWGWRYSFFVPALLLTGITLLFFIFQKDHPEDVGLPDIETYRREDKNILEEKNGRLPFKTVLRDVLSSSTVWICGASYFCLKLVRYALMFWLPLYMVERLGYKPDQAGYHSIIVEVGGFLGGLVAGYVSDKLFDSRRGPIAALMLFGLGLSIYAHTYLTLMGPLMNAVGMALVGFMIYGPDSILTGAAAMDFGTKEGASTAAGFINGMGSTGAALQGLIVGYVSQKFGWNYLFYLFIGLSFIAGSLTSLLWNVEAPHKKVNP encoded by the coding sequence GTGGAAAATATTGATCGTAAATACAAGCTCTGGCGGATCAAGATCTTTGCGGTAACCTGGATCACCTATGCCGGGTTTTATCTCTGTCGAAAAAATTTCGCCGTCGTCAAATCCCCGCTCAAAACGGAGTTCGGATTCGACAACCTTCAGCTTGGGCTTATCGACACCGCCTATCTGACGACTTACGCCATTGGCGCCTTTTTAAACGGGGTCCTGGGCGATCGATTCGGAGCGAAGGTGACGGTTGGCGTGGGGCTCGTTGTCGTCGTGATCACCAATTATCTCTTTGGCTACGGCTCAGTCCTTGGATTCCTCATGATGCTGTATGGGATTAACGGCTATGCCCAGGCAACCGGCTGGCCCGGGCTCGTCAAGACGATGGCGAACTGGTTCTCTGTCCATGAACGGGGTATTGTAATGGGCTGGTGGGGGAGCTGTTTCGAAATCGGCTCCGCAATCGCAACGGCAGTCGCCACCTGGTCACTCGCCCATTGGGGATGGCGTTATTCGTTTTTTGTCCCAGCCCTGCTTCTGACCGGAATCACGCTCCTCTTTTTTATCTTCCAGAAGGATCATCCGGAGGATGTCGGTCTCCCGGATATCGAAACCTATCGGAGAGAAGATAAAAATATCCTGGAAGAGAAAAATGGCAGGCTCCCTTTTAAGACCGTCTTGAGGGATGTCCTCTCAAGCTCGACCGTCTGGATCTGCGGGGCGAGTTATTTCTGTCTCAAATTGGTACGCTACGCCCTCATGTTTTGGCTCCCGCTCTATATGGTGGAACGGCTCGGTTATAAACCGGATCAGGCCGGTTACCATTCAATCATCGTGGAGGTCGGTGGGTTTCTGGGAGGGCTCGTGGCCGGTTATGTCTCGGACAAGCTCTTTGATTCGCGTCGCGGACCGATCGCCGCCCTCATGCTTTTTGGTTTGGGCCTTTCGATCTATGCCCACACCTACCTGACCCTCATGGGCCCACTCATGAATGCGGTCGGGATGGCGCTCGTCGGATTTATGATTTATGGACCTGACTCGATCTTGACCGGGGCGGCCGCCATGGACTTTGGAACAAAAGAAGGGGCCTCAACGGCGGCAGGATTTATCAATGGAATGGGCTCCACGGGCGCCGCACTTCAAGGGTTGATTGTGGGGTATGTCTCACAGAAATTTGGCTGGAATTATCTCTTCTACCTTTTTATAGGACTCTCATTCATCGCAGGATCGTTGACATCCCTGTTGTGGAATGTTGAGGCACCGCATAAGAAGGTAAATCCTTGA
- a CDS encoding haloacid dehalogenase-like hydrolase, whose protein sequence is MSQLNGLWSEKTKQRLENWLGKVTKPGNGRQPPLAIFDFDKTVIQNDVGEAVFHYLAENMKLAYSSSLYKHIGERYEAKLIEEAVKRLLPLSPEQRRKDPLYRKYQKAILGAYYHRIEQEGSKAAYPWVVAVFAGLSEREMYQLTGQAIKEELRRAITEEEIRTDPADQHPLHVKRGIRLYPEIEQLMRLMKEVGVEVWVVSASARWIIQKVLEQLKLPVDNFIGMAVEVRNGILTSDPVHPQPMGPGKLEAILKQIGRIPNFVAGDSPSDFAMMESATEISLLIDSGNPETRSHAEKNGWLIQTAF, encoded by the coding sequence GTGTCACAACTCAATGGTCTCTGGTCAGAAAAAACGAAACAGAGGCTGGAGAACTGGCTTGGCAAGGTAACCAAACCGGGAAATGGTCGACAACCACCGCTGGCGATCTTCGACTTCGACAAGACCGTTATTCAGAACGACGTCGGTGAGGCGGTCTTCCACTACCTTGCCGAGAATATGAAGCTGGCCTATTCGTCATCGCTCTATAAACATATCGGGGAACGATACGAAGCTAAACTCATCGAAGAGGCGGTCAAACGCCTCCTCCCATTGTCACCCGAACAGCGTCGAAAAGATCCTCTTTATAGAAAATATCAGAAGGCCATTCTAGGGGCCTACTATCATCGGATTGAACAAGAAGGTTCCAAGGCGGCCTATCCCTGGGTCGTTGCCGTCTTTGCCGGGCTCTCTGAACGAGAGATGTATCAGCTGACGGGCCAGGCAATTAAAGAGGAGTTGAGGAGAGCGATTACCGAGGAAGAGATTCGTACAGATCCAGCGGACCAACACCCGCTTCATGTAAAACGAGGGATCCGTCTCTATCCGGAGATTGAACAATTAATGCGGCTCATGAAAGAGGTGGGGGTCGAGGTCTGGGTCGTCTCCGCCTCGGCACGATGGATTATCCAAAAAGTGCTCGAACAACTTAAGCTACCCGTCGACAACTTTATCGGCATGGCGGTCGAGGTCAGGAATGGAATTCTGACCTCTGATCCGGTCCACCCCCAACCGATGGGGCCGGGAAAGCTCGAGGCGATTTTGAAACAGATCGGCCGGATCCCCAATTTTGTCGCCGGCGACAGTCCATCCGATTTTGCAATGATGGAGAGTGCCACCGAAATCTCCCTCTTGATTGATTCCGGAAATCCTGAGACCAGGAGCCACGCCGAAAAGAACGGCTGGTTGATCCAGACGGCCTTTTAA
- the polX gene encoding DNA polymerase/3'-5' exonuclease PolX, translating to MEKETVVSILNEIGMLLELLGENPFKVRAYHNAARTLEGQTESVEELVRSGTLQELSGFGEALVEKVTTLVQTGRLPYYEELRKKVPAGLLEIIKIAGVGPKKASVLYRKKKIDTVSKLKIACLRGEIRELEGFGERSEKKILEGITHLEKYAERRRYDEALAAALPLFQKIRKQPDVIRCELGGSLRRHRETIGDIDILVSTKRPQKVMADFVALPEVDSVIGQGETKSSVILKESGMQVDLRSVSDDEFPFALHHFTGSAEHNTEMRNRAKESGLKLNEYGLFKGERRLRCRSEEEIFGRLGLAYIPPELREGMGEIEAASQNKIPDLVQGKDIRGVFHVHSTWSDGTASLEQMIAEAERLGLEYVGLSDHSQSAYYAGGLKPDRLSLQQREVETLRKRFRIRIFWGVESDILPDGSLDYSDSILQRFDFVIGSIHSSFNMPGHEMTARIIKALQNKYCTILGHATGRLLLQREGIQVNMRQVIDAASDYGKVIELNASPHRFDLDWRFGPYAKEKGVRISINPDAHSVDGLSVYKLGVGIARKGWFTKKDVLNTMVVSQIEKYLGT from the coding sequence GTGGAAAAAGAGACCGTCGTTTCTATCCTTAATGAAATCGGCATGCTTCTGGAGCTCTTGGGAGAAAATCCGTTTAAGGTTCGTGCCTATCACAACGCGGCTCGAACGTTGGAGGGGCAAACGGAGTCGGTTGAGGAGTTGGTCAGGAGCGGCACGCTTCAAGAGTTATCTGGCTTTGGTGAGGCGTTGGTCGAGAAGGTGACAACCCTGGTTCAGACAGGTCGCCTCCCTTATTACGAGGAGTTAAGGAAAAAGGTCCCGGCCGGTCTCCTGGAGATCATCAAGATAGCGGGTGTTGGCCCCAAAAAGGCGAGCGTCCTCTACAGAAAGAAGAAGATTGATACCGTCTCCAAGCTGAAGATCGCCTGTCTTCGGGGGGAGATCAGGGAGTTGGAAGGTTTTGGGGAGAGGAGCGAGAAAAAGATCCTGGAGGGGATCACGCATCTCGAGAAATATGCCGAGAGGCGTCGTTATGATGAGGCGCTTGCGGCGGCCCTCCCGCTTTTTCAAAAGATAAGGAAACAGCCTGACGTTATCCGGTGCGAGCTCGGGGGCTCATTGCGCCGACATCGGGAGACGATTGGGGACATCGACATCCTTGTGAGTACAAAGAGGCCTCAAAAGGTGATGGCCGATTTTGTTGCCCTGCCGGAGGTTGATTCTGTCATCGGGCAGGGGGAGACGAAGAGCTCTGTCATTTTGAAGGAGAGCGGGATGCAGGTTGATCTCCGTTCCGTCTCCGATGACGAATTCCCGTTTGCGCTTCATCATTTTACCGGGAGTGCCGAACACAATACCGAGATGCGGAACCGGGCCAAGGAGTCTGGTCTCAAACTGAATGAATACGGTCTTTTTAAGGGGGAGAGACGTCTCCGATGCAGAAGTGAGGAAGAGATCTTTGGCCGATTAGGACTCGCCTACATCCCACCGGAGCTCCGCGAAGGGATGGGGGAGATTGAGGCGGCGAGTCAAAATAAGATCCCGGATCTGGTCCAGGGAAAAGATATTCGCGGGGTTTTTCATGTCCATTCCACATGGAGTGACGGAACGGCCTCTCTGGAACAGATGATTGCAGAGGCAGAGCGGCTCGGATTGGAATATGTTGGCCTGTCGGATCACAGCCAGTCGGCCTACTACGCGGGAGGACTCAAGCCGGATCGGCTCTCCTTGCAACAGAGGGAGGTTGAAACGCTCCGGAAGAGATTCAGGATCAGGATCTTCTGGGGAGTTGAATCGGATATCCTGCCGGACGGCTCTCTCGATTATTCCGATTCGATTCTGCAGCGGTTTGATTTTGTAATCGGTTCGATCCATTCCTCGTTTAACATGCCGGGTCATGAGATGACTGCGCGGATCATCAAGGCGCTTCAGAATAAGTATTGCACCATCTTGGGACACGCGACGGGGAGGCTCCTCCTTCAAAGGGAGGGAATACAGGTTAACATGAGACAGGTGATCGATGCCGCCTCGGATTACGGTAAGGTGATTGAACTCAATGCGAGCCCCCATCGTTTCGACCTCGACTGGCGATTTGGTCCTTATGCGAAGGAGAAGGGGGTAAGGATATCGATCAATCCTGATGCCCATTCTGTTGATGGTTTGTCGGTCTATAAACTCGGTGTGGGGATTGCCCGAAAAGGGTGGTTTACGAAGAAGGATGTCTTGAATACGATGGTGGTGTCTCAGATCGAGAAATATCTCGGGACTTAA